From Arachis stenosperma cultivar V10309 chromosome 2, arast.V10309.gnm1.PFL2, whole genome shotgun sequence, one genomic window encodes:
- the LOC130963187 gene encoding uncharacterized protein LOC130963187 yields MELEVGLKFLTKDAAMLAVKNYNIRRSAEFKVVESDHTSCEDEGVQILGSSKIPRASHLFGVRDFARSCSTGFKCHMPAHIPMVQADATICIKVLQGSVESAYGYKVSYKKVWLAKQKAISRIYGDWDDSYNQLQRYFNALQTFVPGTIVDLQTRPYYVGNTLDRESVMFHQVFWSFPSCVEAFKHCKPLVSVDGTHLYGKYTGTLLMGIAQDKNNNILPIAFALVERENTDAWYFFLTNLRRHVATQPDVLLISDRHAAIEAALEREGCGWEHNVYCVRHIASNFTTNFKSKEDKRHLVSAAYSKT; encoded by the exons ATGGAGCTAGAGGTTGGCCTGAAATTCCTGACTAAGGATGCAGCAATGCTTGCTGTTAAGAACTACAACATACGTCGAAGTGCGGAATTCAAAGTAGTGGAGTCAGATCATACCAG TTGCGAAGACGAGGGCGTCCAGATTTTGGGAAGTTCAAAAATACCAAGGGCCTCACACTTGTTTGGCGTCCGAGACTTTGCAAGATCATGCTCAACTGGATTCAAATGTCATATGCCAGCACATATTCCCATGGTTCAAGCAGACGCAACGATTTGCATAAAAGTGTTGCAGGGGTCCGTGGAGTCGGCATACGGATACAAGGTGTCTTACAAAAAGGTTTGGCTAGCGAAGCAAAAGGCAATATCGAGAATCTATGGAGACTGGGATGATTCTTATAACCAGTTACAGAGATACTTCAATGCGTTGCAAACCTTTGTTCCAG GGACAATTGTTGACCTACAAACCCGACCATACTACGTGGGCAACACCCTCGATCGTGAAAGCGTCATGTTTCATCAAGTATTCTGGTCATTTCCATCGTGTGTCGAGGCATTCAAGCACTGCAAACCTCTAGTTTCGGTTGATGGAACACACCTGTATGGTAAGTACACGGGTACCTTGTTAATGGGAATAGCACAGGACAAAAACAACAACATTCTTCCCATAGCTTTCGCACTAGTGGAACGGGAGAACACAGATGCATGGTACTTCTTTCTGACCAACTTAAGGAGACATGTGGCTACGCAACCAGATGTTCTACTGATCTCTGACAGGCATGCAGCCATAGAGGCTGCGCTGGAGCGAGAGGGTTGTGGCTGGGAACACAACGTTTACTGTGTCCGACACATTGCGTCCAATTTCACAACAAACTTCAAGAGTAAAGAAGACAAAAGACATCTTGTTAGCGCTGCATACTCGAAGACCTAA
- the LOC130963188 gene encoding uncharacterized protein LOC130963188 — protein sequence MMLSTFLKVHPPTFRGTSNPTDANNWIQAIERALQAQQVPDEQWVEFGTYQLHGEAQHWWQGMRRIMQPDGIVISWELFRDEFYKKYFSTSVRNAKELELLQLKQSQMTITEYTSKFEELCRFSRICQRAPEDFVEWKCIKYKGGLRSDIQSFVAPMQIRVFSELVNRTRMANDYVRRVTAEKWNLRMPFQRTTGRDFAPRDRQFKRGGFIP from the coding sequence ATGATGCTCTCTACCTTTTTGAAGGTTCACCCTCCCACTTTCAGAGGGACCTCGAATCCGACCGATGCTAATAACTGGATACAGGCCATTGAGCGAGCATTACAGGCTCAACAGGTTCCGGATGAGCAGTGGGTTGAGTTTGGGACCTACCAGTTGCATGGTGAAGCTCAGCACTGGTGGCAGGGAATGAGGCGTATTATGCAGCCTGATGGGATTGTGATCTCTTGGGAGTTGTTCCGAgatgaattttataaaaaatatttttccacCTCAGTCAGAAATGCCAAAGAGCTCGAACTACTTCAACTTAAACAGAGCCAAATGACTATTACTGAGTACACCAGTAAGTTTGAGGAATTGTGCCGCTTCTCGCGCATCTGTCAGCGAGCTCCTGAGGACTTTGTTGAGTGGAAATGCATAAAGTATAAAGGAGGCCTTAGGagtgacattcagagctttgtGGCGCCTATGCAGATTCGGGTGTTTTCTGAGCTGGTGAATAGGACCAGGATGGCGAATGATTATGTTAGAAGGGTTACAGCAGAGAAATGGAATCTAAGGATGCCATTTCAGAGGACCACAGGGAGAGACTTTGCACCCAGAGACAGACAGTTCAAACGTGGTGGCTTTATCCCCTAG
- the LOC130960271 gene encoding ribulose bisphosphate carboxylase/oxygenase activase 2, chloroplastic-like has protein sequence MATSAVGAINLLPLKLSGSSSGAPPTTNSAFFGTSLKRVSSVVSNQRNLSGGNFKVCAGIEYDEEKQTSKDRWSGLAYDTSDDQQDITRGKGMVDSLFQAPMDSGTHYAVMSSYDYISTGLRQYNLDNTIDGFYIAPAFMDKVVVHITKNFLNLPNIKVPLILGIWGGKGQGKSFQCELVFAKMGINPIMMSAGELESGNAGEPAKLIRQRYREAADIIKKGKMCCLFINDLDAGAGRMGGTTQYTVNNQMVNATLMNIADNPTSVQLPGMYNKEENPRVPIIVTGNDFSTLYAPLIRDGRMEKFYWAPTREDRIGVCQGIFRTDNVPKEDIVSLVDTFPGQSIDFFGALRARVYDDEVRTWISSVGVESIGKRLVNSKEGPPVFEQPKMTIEKLLEYGNMLVQEQENVKRVQLADKYLNEAALGEENEDAIKTGNFYGKGAQQVHIPIPEGCTDPVAENYDPTARSDDGSCTYKF, from the exons ATGGCAACTTCAGCTGTTGGAGCCATCAACTTGCTACCG TTGAAACTGAGTGGATCAAGCAGTGGTGCACCTCCAACAACAAACTCAGCATTCTTTGGAACCAGCTTGAAGAGAGTGAGTTCTGTAGTTTCAAACCAGAGGAATTTGTCTGGCGGGAACTTTAAGGTTTGCGCCGGAATCGAATACGATGAGGAGAAGCAGACGTCGAAGGACAGATGGAGTGGACTTGCCTATGACACTTCAGATGATCAACAAGATATCACAAGAGGAAAAGGAATGGTGGACTCTCTCTTCCAAGCCCCCATGGATAGTGGCACTCACTATGCTGTCATGAGTTCTTATGATTACATCAGTACCGGTCTTCGCCA GTACAATTTGGACAACACCATTGATGGTTTCTATATTGCTCCTGCATTCATGGACAAGGTTGTAGTTCACATCACCAAGAACTTTTTGAACTTGCCAAATATTAAAGTTCCTCTTATTTTGGGAATTTGGGGTGGCAAAGGTCAAGGGAAGTCTTTTCAATGTGAACTTGTCTTTGCCAAGATGGGAATCAA CCCTATAATGATGAGTGCTGGAGAATTGGAAAGTGGTAATGCCGGAGAGCCTGCAAAGTTGATCAGGCAAAGGTATCGCGAGGCGGCGGACATAATTAAGAAAGGAAAGATGTGCTGCCTCTTCATCAATGATCTTGATGCAGGGGCTGGTAGAATGGGTGGAACAACCCAATACACAGTTAACAACCAAATGGTAAATGCCACACTCATGAACATTGCTGATAACCCAACCAGTGTTCAACTTCCTGGTATGTACAACAAGGAGGAGAATCCGCGTGTCCCCATCATTGTCACTGGTAATGACTTCTCAACATTGTATGCTCCTCTCATTCGCGACGGACGTATGGAGAAATTCTATTGGGCGCCGACTCGAGAAGACCGGATTGGTGTCTGCCAAGGTATTTTCAGGACAGATAATGTTCCCAAAGAGGACATTGTAAGTCTTGTTGACACCTTCCCTGGTCAATCTATTG ACTTCTTTGGTGCCTTGAGGGCTAGAGTGTATGATGATGAAGTCAGGACTTGGATCTCTAGTGTTGGGGTGGAAAGCATTGGGAAAAGGCTTGTGAACTCAAAGGAGGGACCTCCAGTTTTCGAGCAACCAAAGATGACAATCGAGAAGCTTCTCGAGTACGGAAACATGCTTGTCCAAGAGCAAGAGAATGTCAAGAGGGTTCAATTGGCTGACAAGTACCTCAATGAGGCAGCTCTtggagaagaaaatgaagatgccATAAAAACCGGAAACTTCTATG GAAAAGGAGCTCAACAGGTTCATATTCCCATCCCTGAAGGTTGCACTGACCCTGTTGCAGAAAACTATGATCCAACAGCCAGAAGTGATGATGGAAGCTGCACATACAAATTTTAG